A stretch of DNA from Candidatus Nomurabacteria bacterium:
GAAGGCCATGTGGGGTTGTTGTTTCTTCATATGATAACTCTGGGAAGATAGATTGTTCTTTAATGCCAATATTGTAATTACCATTAGAGTCAAAATTTGGTGAAGTACCATGAAAGTCACGAACTCTTGGGAGTACAATAGCGTTTAGTCTCTCAATGAATTCGTACATTTTGTCACCTCTTAAAGTCACTTTTGTACCAATAGTATTCATCCCTGCACGGATCTTAAATGTTGCAATAGACTTTCTTGCTTGAGCTGGAACTGGCTCTTGCCCAGTAATCTTTCTTAGAGTATTCATAGATACTTCCAAAAGTCTCTTGTCATCTTTAGCTTTCCCTACTCCAGCAGCTACGACTACTTTTCTAACCTTTGGAACTTGATTGATGTTTTTTAAGCCAAACTCTTTTTGAATCTTTGGAGCGATCTCTTTGTAATGAGACTTTAGGTTTGGAGTGTATTGTTGTTTTTTATCTGCCATATTTATACCTCTAAACCTCTTTCCTTCCGTCTTGTACTGCAACACGGACCTTTGTACCATCATCTTTAATCTTATAACCTAATCTTGAAGTTCTTCCTGATTTTGTTACAAAAGCTACTTTAGATACAGCTATTGGCATAGTCTTTTCTTGTACTCCACCATTAGGGTTGGTAGCACTAGGTTTTTGGTGAGTTTTAACAATATTTACACCTTCAACAACTACTGAGTCTACTTTTGGCATAACTTGAAGAACCTTACCTTCTTGGCCTTTATATTTTCCGGTGAGAACTTTTACTTGATCTCCTACTTTTAATTTAATGCTCATAATTTATAATACCTCCGGTGCTAGTGAAATTATTTTACTGTAACCGAGGTCACGTAGCTCTCTTGGTACTGGACCAAAGATACGAGTACCTTTTGGTTCTTTTTTGTCATCGATAATAACTGCAGCGTTGTCATCAAATGAGATTGTACTGCCATCTTTTCTCTTAATAGTTTTCTTTGTTCTAACAACAACTGCTTTTACAACTGATTTCTTTTTTGTATTTCCAGTAGGAAGAGCGTCTTTTACAGTAGCTACGATGACATCACCAACGTGAGCATATCTACGACCTGATCCGCCAAGTACGCGAATACAGAGGATCTCTTTCGCTCCACTGTTATCTGTTACTTTTAATCTTGTTTCTTGTTGAATCATAGGCGTTTACTTTAAATTTCTACTCCTTGCAATTGTTGTTGAAGCTTAGTTACTTTTTTATCAACTGACTTAAGCGTCCAAGTTTTTGTTTTTGAAATTGGAGAGATCTCTTCGATAGTCACTTCATCCCCTTTGTTTGTTTCTTCTTTTTCGTCATGAGCATGGAACTTCTTTGATACTTTATAAAGCTTGTTGTATTTAGGATGACGAACCTCACGCACTACCTGAACAGTGATTGTTTTGTTCATACTAGTACTTGTTACTATTCCGCTTAATGTTTTTTTACTCATATACTACTTCTCCTTAACTTTCTCTTCTTTTTTAGACTTCCTATCATCTGACTTTACTGGTTTTACTTCTTTTGGAGCATTAAAAGCGGTTTGGATTCTAGCAATGTTTTTCTTAACTTTTTTAGCCTCAGAAGAGTCGTCAGACATTTTTCTAGTAGTAGCTTTTATCTTGAGATCAGTCAACTGAGAATTAAGCTTAGCCATGTCCTCATTTAGGGTTTTGGCATCTTTTTTTAGAAGATCTGTCATTTTATAAGCCTTCATATCTAAAAGTCCTCTCTTACTGCAAAGCGAGTTTTAACTGGTAATTTGTGGCCAGCAAGACGCATTGCCTCTTGAGCTTGCTCTAAAGTTACTTCCGCCATTTCGAACATGACTGTTCCTGGCTTAACCTTGGCAACAAACTTTTCTGGGTTTCCCTTACCACTCCCCATCTTTACTTCGTTTGGCTTTTTAGTAACTGGAGTATGAGGGAAGATACGGATCCAAATCTTACCGCCACGTTTAACGTAACGAGTCATGGCACGACGAGCAGCCTCTATTTGACGAGAATTAATTCGCTCAGCCTCAAGTGAAATTAAAGCGTAAGTTCCAAAGGCAATAGTATTACCAGAGGTAGCGTTACCTTTGATTTTACCTTTTCGGACCTTTCTATACTTTGTTTTTCGTGGTAATAACATAATATTCTTCCTTAATTTTCACCCTTATTAATCCAGACTTTAATACCTAAGATCCCAGTTGGAGTTTTAACTTCGGTTAAAGCGTAGTCGATGTTCGCGCGTAGAGTATGGAGTGGAACTGATCCTTCTGATACTTTTTCACGACGTGACATTTCTGCTCCACCAATACGTCCAGCAACTTGTATACGAATCCCTGTGGCACCAGCACGCATTGTTGCACCAGCAGCAGAGTTCATTGCCC
This window harbors:
- the rplE gene encoding 50S ribosomal protein L5; this translates as MADKKQQYTPNLKSHYKEIAPKIQKEFGLKNINQVPKVRKVVVAAGVGKAKDDKRLLEVSMNTLRKITGQEPVPAQARKSIATFKIRAGMNTIGTKVTLRGDKMYEFIERLNAIVLPRVRDFHGTSPNFDSNGNYNIGIKEQSIFPELSYEETTTPHGLQVTFVMQNSTDKNQIKAVLKELGVPFAKEDDKK
- the rplX gene encoding 50S ribosomal protein L24, with the translated sequence MKLKVGDQVKVLTGKYKGQEGKVLQVMPKVDSVVVEGVNIVKTHQKPSATNPNGGVQEKTMPIAVSKVAFVTKSGRTSRLGYKIKDDGTKVRVAVQDGRKEV
- the rplN gene encoding 50S ribosomal protein L14; translated protein: MIQQETRLKVTDNSGAKEILCIRVLGGSGRRYAHVGDVIVATVKDALPTGNTKKKSVVKAVVVRTKKTIKRKDGSTISFDDNAAVIIDDKKEPKGTRIFGPVPRELRDLGYSKIISLAPEVL
- the rpsQ gene encoding 30S ribosomal protein S17 translates to MSKKTLSGIVTSTSMNKTITVQVVREVRHPKYNKLYKVSKKFHAHDEKEETNKGDEVTIEEISPISKTKTWTLKSVDKKVTKLQQQLQGVEI
- the rpmC gene encoding 50S ribosomal protein L29 — translated: MKAYKMTDLLKKDAKTLNEDMAKLNSQLTDLKIKATTRKMSDDSSEAKKVKKNIARIQTAFNAPKEVKPVKSDDRKSKKEEKVKEK
- the rplP gene encoding 50S ribosomal protein L16, whose amino-acid sequence is MLLPRKTKYRKVRKGKIKGNATSGNTIAFGTYALISLEAERINSRQIEAARRAMTRYVKRGGKIWIRIFPHTPVTKKPNEVKMGSGKGNPEKFVAKVKPGTVMFEMAEVTLEQAQEAMRLAGHKLPVKTRFAVREDF